Below is a genomic region from Triticum dicoccoides isolate Atlit2015 ecotype Zavitan chromosome 5A, WEW_v2.0, whole genome shotgun sequence.
CAGGGCTCCACCACCATGACGCCCGAGTTGAAGACCGTGCCGTGGTTCCCCGTGGCGCTCACCTCCGGCATGGCGAAGAGTGGCTCCATGGGGCGCTGCACCAGCAGGTCGGCGTCGAGGAACACCACCCGGTCGTACTCGGTGAGCGTCCACAGCCAGAACTTGCTGTAGTTCCACTCGTTGTAGGCGTCCCGCGACGCGCGCGGGTTCCGGATCCGCCGGATCGTCCGCACCTTCCACCCGGCCGCCGCCAGCGCGCTCCGGTGCCGCTCGCTGATGGTCTCGTCCACCAGCGCCACCATGTCCCGGTCCGACCCCGCCATCCGGATGCTCTGCGCCGCCACCATGGCGCCGCACGCGTACAACTGCTCCGAGTGGAGGATCGTCGCGTACGCCTCCCGCCGCGGCGCCGCAGACACGTACGCCTCCCCTGTTCGACGATCAATCACACACATTAATTCATGGCATGCAACACCAACTTGTTGTGACAAAGACATGTGTTGGCGCGGATTGCTTTCGTACCGAGTGCTCTGAGCGGCATGGCGAGCCTGCAAGATCCGACGGGGAGGGCGAGCTTCTGCCGGAGCTCGCCCATGTCCGGCCGGTACAGCCACACGTCGCCGTCACGCATGACCTCGTCCTTGCACCTGAATAGGTTCGGGGCCGGGAAGCACCGGCTGACGACGATCACGTGCGCCGCCGCGCGCCGGCCATGCTCCTCCGACCGGCCCGCGGCGAGCCGCGCCGCGGCCAGCTGCAGGTGCAGCCGCGGCACGTCCTTGGACCAGCCCGCCGCGCCACTGCACGGGAGCTTCACGGCGACGACGTCGTACCCTCCCTCCGGGGCCGGCGACGGCTCCGGCAGGTCCGGGCACGCCGGCGCGTGGTACAGCTCCTCCTCGTCGATCCACTCCGGGTAGAGGTGCGCCCAGGTGACGTTCCCCGCGACGCGGTCCAGGTGCACCGCGGCGGCCGCCGGCAGCAGCGCCCTCCATTGGTCCATCTCATCGCCGTCGAAGTTCAGGATCCCCACGCGCAGTCCACCATCTCCCTCTCGAGCGACCCGTTGCACCGCCATGGAGACGCTCGACCAGTCGACCCTCAGGTCCGACGTGTAACCCGAGTCCGGCTCGCCGGCGTCGGACGTCCGCATCACCGTTGACATCTCAGGCGACCTGACATTTCAGGCGAGATGAATTAAGAAATCCACGTGCATGCATGCACTTGCCACCGGTCGATCACCAAGAAATCCATGTGACCTTCTTTCTGACGATCTTTGCACCTTACAAGTGGTTCATAAAAAAAATCGACAAACTAAGAAGAAACTTTCTATGGAAtgccgacgaggaagctcatggggGCAAATGTTTGGTGAACTGGAAGCGAATCTGCGCTCCCAAGGCAGTTGGAGGACTAGGCATCAAAAACCTTTCCGCCTTCAGCACGGCCCTGCGGCTGCGCTGGCCCTGGTTTGAGTGGGACGATATGGATAGACCGTGGAAGGGGACTCTTACACCGTGTGACGCTGCTGATCAACAACTCTTTCAGTCATGCACAAAAATTACTGTTGGAAATGGAGCGAGAACCACTTTCTGGACTGATCGTTGGCTGGATGGAGTGGCGCCGATGGAATTGGCACCTGGCCTTTATAACATTGCGAGACACAAGATGATTTCTGTGGCTGATGCTATTCGCGAGGGTGGATAGATGAAGGGGCTGCAGCGCATGGCCTCGGGTGAACTGCTGCAGTCGTTTGTTTCTCTGTGGCATAAAGTTCAACAATTCAGCTTAAATGGAGAGGAGGATAAGATCATTTGGAACATCTCGGCCAATGGGAACTACTCAGCCAAATCTGCATATGAGCAGCAAGTCATTGCGCGTATCCCAATGCCGCGCTTATTAAGAGTGTGGAAGGTTGAGGCTGAATCTAAGgtccaattcttcatatggacccttATCCAGAACCGCCTCTGGACGGCCGATCGCTTGCAGCATAGAGGATGGGAGCATCAGGCCACTTGTTGCGCCTGTGATCAGGTTCTTGAATCGGCTAACCACATCATTCCGGGTTGTCCATTTGCGAAGGAGGTTTGGTACCTGATGGCCAATCAGTTCGGTAATGTTGCGGCGGTTGCGTTCCAATCCTCCTCTGTCAACACATGGTGGGATAAGACATTCAAACTAAAGCAAAAAGGAGTATTGTTGGACGAGTGTACGGGGGCTGCATACGTGGCTTGAAACCTATGAAACGCGCGCAACCGGCGGATCTTTCAGAATCAACAGCGCTCTGCCGCGGGGGTATGTTCTTTGATTAGGGATGAATTAGGCCTCCTGAAGGAGGCATGGGAGTAGTACCATTTGTTCTCGCCAGGATGCATGTCGCATCTCTGGCTTAATGTTTTGCTTCCCTCGCTGATTCTTCAGACCGTTGTACAGTTTTCCCTCTCTTAATGAAAAGGCAGAGCACCTGCCATTATGGTCAAAAAAAAGATGGGGATTATTATCTGAAGATTTTTGCTCACTCACTGTGTGCTGCGTTGGTCGCCGCCATGGTGGATCGACGGCGAGTGGAGGAGGCCCATGAAGGAGCCGCACATGAGGATGAGGAGGACAAGCTTCACGTAGAGCATCTTGCCGCTCAAACCTTGAGGAAATAACAGGGCGCTGAAGCTGAACGGCTTGTCCTTGGCGCAACAGCTTCCCACGTAGCCCTTCTTGCTACGACCGTTCCTGAAATTATTAACAGGCACAGTCGCACACACATGAGCACTTGAGTTTTCATCAAAGACTCAACAAAATTATTATCAAGGTAAGAAGTTGAACAACAATTAACCCTGGTGTTTTTACTGAGATACAATGTCCCTTTAAAAAAAATTACCAGTACCGGCGACCGATTTCTGACTTTTATTTCCAGTTTCATGACCTGAAAGTCACATatccaatcttcagttcttcacctaCTAGTCATCAGGGACAATTAGTACCATGCTCCTGACAGTCATCCAGCACCCGTCGCATTTCTCATCGTTATCGCGGACTTATATAATTGCTACATATCGCTGTAGCTTTCGCTATGTATGTTTGACTCCATCAATCTCCTGCCGTGTTGACGGCGTCGTCACTCATGTGCCCATTTTTACTTGTCCTGCTGCAGCTGTTTTCAGAGGCCGGCTAATCTTCCTTTTGCTTGGCAATTGGCATGCAAGCATGGAGAATGGAACAATTCTTCAGAGCTGGAGCAGTGTTAACTGTGATTTTTTCTCCGCATGACGCCTCTGATAGGGTTGCTAGGTCAGAGCAGCTGAGCAAACCATGATGCAACTCCTTACGTGATTCGGTGACTCTGATGTAATCCATGTTACTAGTAGTTCAGCTAGATGGCCAAGAAATCTGGTTATTAGACGCCAACTTTGGAGATATGGGTTTTGGTTAGATGTACACGTtacccttatttatttattttacaaaAATATTACCACCTATGGAAGTTACTTGTGCCTACTTCCTGTGAAACAAAAACTGTTTTACTTTACTCAATTATAACTACATAATCTGTGTTGCGCATCATATGTGAAAATTGCTTGTAAACTTGAAACCGGAGCTAAAATCACCTAAAGCTGCATGGCTTGTGAGAATAGGATCAGCAGGGTGTttgcagtggcggagctagacagAATTCGCTGNNNNNNNNNNNNNNNNNNNNNNNNNNNNNNNNNNNNNNNNNNNNNNNNNNNNNNNNNNNNNNNNNNNNNNNNNNNNNNNNNNNNNNNNNNNNNNNNNNNNNNNNNNNNNNNNNNNNNNNNNNNNNNNNNNNNNNNNNNNNNNNNNNNNNNNNNNNNNNNNNNNNNNNNNNNNNNNNNNNNNNNNNNNNNNNNNNNNNNNNNNNNNNNNNNNNNNNNNNNNNNNNNNNNNNNNNNNNNNNNNNNNNNNNNNNNNNNNNNNNNNNNNNNNNNNNNNNNNNNNNNNNNNNNNNNNNNNNNTTTCTCATCTAAACCATCACAGTAATATTTTCTTCACAAGTTGCTTCAATATTGGGGGGGCCACAGCCCCCCAGGATGCTACATAGCTCCGCCGTTGGGTGTTTGTGTTTGTGCTGATAAAACCTACTCCGTGTAATTACTGATCTCACAAGAGAATGACAAGGAAAAAAGGAGAGCAGGAAAACTTGGAGAAGCATATCAAGAACAGTTTGATTCGAATGGCAAGCATAGCGGTGAACCGTGGTAGTATCATCGATGCATAAGACGATAGGAAGAAGAAAAAACTGTGAAGGTGCAGAGAGATAGCAGTGGAGTTTGCAGACGGAGGCAGGGTTGAGAGCAGAGCAGCAACTCACAAAGTTCTATCCAGGCGATGCCTCTTCTCTGCATGAGCACAAGCAAAACCTGCCATCTTGAAGCCAAAAATCTTGAGTACGTATGGAGCGATATGACGAAGCCGTGGCCCGTGGGCATATATATGTACAAACAAGGTGCAGAGAGCTGTGACCAAGGGGGACTCTCGAGAGGCGAAATGAAAGTTCCAACCTGGGCAAGAAACAAATAAACTTATATACAAGCGTTGGCAATTGGCAGGTGAGGAAGCAAGAGACGACGCATGCTTGACAAGTTCCTGCAGGCAGGCGGACCCGGTCCCTTTCACATATGTTTGGAACACGTCGCATGCATGAATGCAAAGGATAATTATTATTAATCCTTGGTCCTGGGCCTGCATGCATATGTTTCATCTGGATTACGTATCTTCCAAACCTAGGACGCATGTTACTACTTCTGTTGGTCTATTGATGTCTTCTTTGGTTACATGTCCGTGTTTCCGTTTCACTCACCCTGTCATTTCTTTGCTTCAGGGCAGGCGCCACCTTTGGTTACTTATGTTATGTGCAAAGACAGAGTTGGTGAAACCATCTCAAAGAAGGCTCTGGCTCAGATGTACACAAGTGAACCAAAATAAACTAGCTAACAGTAGCAGTACGTAGCAGTAGATGTACACAAAGAAACGTCGACATTTTTTGCTTTGAGGTAAGTTCACCAAACCCAACCCATCTGCCCGGGCAAGGCATGCATGGCATGTGTTGTGTGTTGGTTGGACCTGAAGCAAAATCCTGAAGTGCCTTTTGAACCAAGGGATTGATCTGATCTGATCCGATTTGAATGGTTCTCCACTGTTGCTTTAGGTAAACTGCTAAACTTAGAAAGGGCTCTTGCAAAGAAGGTTACATGCGTGCATGTGAGAGGGTGAAAGTGCTCTTGGAAAGGCAGAGAGAATTGGAGCATGCAGAAAGTGGGGGTCCAAGGTTGACTTGACAGTGATTCAAAGATTGAAGGTTACCTGCCACCAAAATAAGGTTTTCTTTCTTGTTTAGGTGAGGTGTACGCGTAGAATACTTGCGATGTGGAATGTTTGCACACCAACTAAACTGCTACTCTACTGCTAGTCTACTATCAAGTTTGTTACTGTCAGAGCAAAGACTATGGATTTTAATGTACATCTGAAATCGGACTTTTAGGGTTAAAAATCTGACGGCATCATGTACgtattgtgtactccctctgtaaagaaaatataagagcgtttaggtcaACTGCAGCGCACGAccgcaaacggacgtccgtttagtCCGGATTTGTCTGTTTGCGTAGGGCAATAGGGTCATGTCCGGGTCTGTTCTGAGATGCGGTGGCCGTGCTTCCATCGTGCGGACGCATCCTTTGCCTCATCCTGTCCGCCACGGCAAAAAACTAGTTTGCACGTCCAAATATTAATTGTCTgaaaataaaaatagttttacaacctaatcgaaattgtctctaataaaatagttttacaaccaaaacaaaattgtcttgaatgaacataatgaatcaatacatctattggttgccaatatgAGTCCATATGTGCTCAgtcaagtcattttgaagatccaaATAAGTGTGCCAATCACGCAGTTCAAGATGAAATTGGGCAAACTGTTCAAACGTGGCCGGTTATTGGTGCAGGCGCTCAACATTTTCACCTtgaaaatcaaatccttggtcgtcGATGTTGttatcacgctcgtcctcgacgatcatgttgtgcatgatcacacaagcagttattacctcccaaagcttcccttcatcccatgtcagtgcagggtttcgaacgataccccattGGGATTGAAGCACaacaaaagcacgttccacatcctttctagcactctcttgcatttgggcaaatctctttctcttctcaccttagggattcgagattgtcttcacaaaagttgaccactgaggatatataccatcagctaggtagtatcccttgttgtaccgGTGGcagttgatctcaaagttgatagGTGGGGAGTGGCCATCTGCAAGCCTTGCGAAGACTTGGgaacgctgcagcacgttgatatcattgtgagaacctgccatgccaaagaaagaatgccatatccaaaggtcttgcgaagccaccgcttctaatatgacagtgcacgctttaacatgccccttgtactgaccctgccaagcaaatggacagttctttcaCTCCcactgcatacaatctatgctgtcaagcatgcctggaaagccttaGTTGCATtggtcgttgatacgtctccaacgtatctataatttttgattgcttcatgctatattatctactgttttgaatgtttatgggctttattatacacttttatatcattttttgggactaacctattaacccagagcctagtgccagtttctgtttttaccctgttttagggtttcgaagaaaaggaaaatcaaacggagtccaattgacctgaaacttcacggaactcatttttggaaggaaagaagcccagaagacttggagtgcacgtcgggggatctgcgaggaggtcacgaggtaggggggcgcgcccaccccccctaggcgtgcctccaccctcgtgagcccctcgcggcccccctgatgtacttcttccgcctatatatatctccatataccctaaaaacatccaggagcacaatagatcaggagttccgccttcagaagcctccgtagccaccgaaagccaatctagacccgttccggcaccctgtcggagggggaattcttctccggtggccatcttcatcatcccggtgctctccatgatgaggagggagtagttctccctcggggctgagggtatgtaccagtagctatgtgtttgatctctctctctctcgtgttcttgaggtggtacgatcttaatgtatcgcgagctttgctattatagttggatcctatgatgttttctcccccctctattctcttgtaatgaattgagtttcccctttgaagttatcttatcggattgagtctttaaaaatttgagaacacttgatgtatgtcttgccgtgcgtatctgtggtgacaatgggataccacgtgattcacttgatgtatgttttggtgataaacttgcgggttccgcccatgaacctatgcataggggttggcacacgtttttatcgtgattctccggtaggaactttggggcattctttgaggtcctttgtgttggttgaatagatgaatctgagattgtgtgatgcatatcgtataatcatacccacggatacttgaggtgacattgaagtatctaggtgacattagggttttggttgatttgtgccataagatgttattttagtacgaactctagggctgtttgtgacacttatagaaatagcccaacggattgattggaaagaataactttga
It encodes:
- the LOC119299446 gene encoding UDP-glucuronate:xylan alpha-glucuronosyltransferase 1-like isoform X2, which encodes MHPGENKWSPEMSTVMRTSDAGEPDSGYTSDLRVDWSSVSMAVQRVAREGDGGLRVGILNFDGDEMDQWRALLPAAAAVHLDRVAGNVTWAHLYPEWIDEEELYHAPACPDLPEPSPAPEGGYDVVAVKLPCSGAAGWSKDVPRLHLQLAAARLAAGRSEEHGRRAAAHVIVVSRCFPAPNLFRCKDEVMRDGDVWLYRPDMGELRQKLALPVGSCRLAMPLRALGEAYVSAAPRREAYATILHSEQLYACGAMVAAQSIRMAGSDRDMVALVDETISERHRSALAAAGWKVRTIRRIRNPRASRDAYNEWNYSKFWLWTLTEYDRVVFLDADLLVQRPMEPLFAMPEVSATGNHGTVFNSGVMVVEPCNCTFRLLMDHIADIQSYNGGDQGYLNEVFSWWHRLPSRANYMKHFWEGDTAERAAAKRRVLAADPPAVLAVHFVGMKPWFCFRDYDCNWNAPELRQFASDEAHARWWTAHDAMPPRLQGFCLLDERQKALLRWDVAEARKANFSDGHWRERITDPRKTICAGAGAGVEGCRRREIKGRRVEGNRVTTSYAKLIDNF
- the LOC119299446 gene encoding UDP-glucuronate:xylan alpha-glucuronosyltransferase 1-like isoform X1, whose translation is MAGFACAHAEKRHRLDRTLNGRSKKGYVGSCCAKDKPFSFSALLFPQGLSGKMLYVKLVLLILMCGSFMGLLHSPSIHHGGDQRSTQSPEMSTVMRTSDAGEPDSGYTSDLRVDWSSVSMAVQRVAREGDGGLRVGILNFDGDEMDQWRALLPAAAAVHLDRVAGNVTWAHLYPEWIDEEELYHAPACPDLPEPSPAPEGGYDVVAVKLPCSGAAGWSKDVPRLHLQLAAARLAAGRSEEHGRRAAAHVIVVSRCFPAPNLFRCKDEVMRDGDVWLYRPDMGELRQKLALPVGSCRLAMPLRALGEAYVSAAPRREAYATILHSEQLYACGAMVAAQSIRMAGSDRDMVALVDETISERHRSALAAAGWKVRTIRRIRNPRASRDAYNEWNYSKFWLWTLTEYDRVVFLDADLLVQRPMEPLFAMPEVSATGNHGTVFNSGVMVVEPCNCTFRLLMDHIADIQSYNGGDQGYLNEVFSWWHRLPSRANYMKHFWEGDTAERAAAKRRVLAADPPAVLAVHFVGMKPWFCFRDYDCNWNAPELRQFASDEAHARWWTAHDAMPPRLQGFCLLDERQKALLRWDVAEARKANFSDGHWRERITDPRKTICAGAGAGVEGCRRREIKGRRVEGNRVTTSYAKLIDNF